TCGGGACTTCCTCCGTCTCAGGTCATCGGCACCGGTACTACTCTCGGCACTTACAGACTTCGTGGGATGATTGCATCTCGTACCTTGGTGAGTACCCGCGACTCTATCAGACATCTCAATCTCTCTAATACAGCACCATTATAGGTATCACCGTCTGCTGTAGATGCATTCGTCGTGGGTCGTCACGGGGACGACCAAGTAGTCACCTGGTCTTCAGCAAGCATTGGCGCGGTCCCTATTGCTGACGTACAAATGTTCAATGCTCTTGATCGCAATAGAATTGAACTAATCTGCAAGCATCGATTGCAAAGTATCATACGGGGTAAAGGCTCTGCGCCGTTTGAGATTGCTTCAGTCGCTGCTAATTTGTGCTGTTCTGTTATCTTAGACAAGCATGAGGTATACCCCGTTAGTCACTTTCAAGAGCAGTATGAATGTTGTCTCATCATGCCTGCTGTTATTGGAAGAAAGGGAATTCTGAGTTCAGTTCCGTTATCTTTGGATGCTGGGGAAGAGGTTGCGGTAAAGGCGTTGGGAAAACTAGTGAAAGAAAGTGTTGAGTCGATCCAACGAGACTGGTGGTGATGACGTTTCCTATTCACAGTGTTTTAAGTAACGTACGTGATAAGCGAGTGTTACAAACAAGCGAGTGTTACTGTCAaacattacgtgtattcggttcattgatgtgaattggtgtattcatcttgtgttctgttgaaatctgCCCCTTGAAGGGTTCGCCATTTTGGCGCGTAATCTTAAGcatccctgcttgcacgtgatACTCCAGCACTTGTTTAACACACCCCCCCAGATTGAACCTTGGGGCTCAGTCTGTATAGTCCGTTTGCTATCGTCAGGTTGGCCATCCGTCCATTCCCTTCATAGGCTCATCCTTCGTATAACTGTTCCTCTGCTCTGATGATGTCCTCCGCAGTAAGCTCCTTGAACCTTCTCTCCTGGATCCTGTCGTTGATATCCACTAGGCCAACCTGTGTGACGAACTTCTGGAACTGCTGAACGGGCAGTGCCTTCGTAAGGCCATCTGCAATCATCTCAGTAGTGGGAGTATGCCGGACCGAAATCCGGTTAGCGAGTGCCTCCTGGCGCAGCCAGTGGTTATGGATATCGACGTGTCGAAGTTTAGTCTGCAGGAGAGCCACGTCGGCGTTGATCAGCCGAATAGTCTGCACGTTATCGCACtgaatgatgatgcttcTGTTGTCAAGGGTCACGCCGAGCTCGGTGATTAATCTGGAGATGAACATGGACTCCTTCGCAGCCTGCGCAAGTGCCAGCAACTCCGCCTCTGTTGTAGAGGTATTCACGGTGTCCTGCTTGTTGGCGCGCCATCCAATAGTCCCTCCAAATAGCTTCATCACGTAGGCTTGCGAGCTCTTCCGATCGATTGTGTTGTCGGCAAAGGAAGCGTCACTGTACACATCAAAAGTGTCTGTTCCGCCGAGTTGTAGTGCGAGTGCCCTGGTGTTTTGCAGATACCGGAATAGGTGGTCCAAGGCCTCATGATGATCGTCGCTCGGGTTCATGTTGAATCGACAAAGTCGAGAAACGGCAAAGGCAATATCGGGTCAAGTGATTACTGCCAGGTAGAGCACTGATCCGGTCTTGCGTTGATACTGCTGTATTGACACTGTTGATGCGCGCTCTTCGTTCGGAAGAAGTTCTTTCGTGGTCATTGGAGTGAGGGAAGGCTTTCCCCTTGAATCCTGAAATGACTAGTGATCTTATCCACGAATGACAATTACGACAGCCAAATCAGACGTTGGTTTCGGTCGCGAATAATCTCAATTCCAAGAAACCACTGTAGCATATCTCCTCCAGAGAGTTGGTACTTTTCTCGAAGCTTGCCTATCGTCCATTCGACCGATCTTTGATTGGTCTTCTCGTAGGCAACAATAAGGTCGTCCACATAGAAGAATATCAATATTCCTCCTTTCGAGAGACAGCATGGCTCGTGAGGTACAGACTTGAACCCAATGTTCGTAAGGGTGGTGGTTAGTTCCTTTTGCCAAAGTAATGGTGACTGGCGCAAGCCGTATAGTGCTTTCTGAAGTTTGAGGATCAGGCCAGGCTTCCGGTAGCCTCCGGGCATCCGCATATAGACGTCCTGTTTCAGTTCAGCATTGACAAAGGCGTTGACGACATCATACTGGAGAAGTTCTAAATCAAAGCGAGCAGCTATAGCCATGAGTGTTCGGAAAGATCTGCCGGCAAGTGTGGATGCATAGGTATCCTCGTGTGTCGACTTGGCCTGTTGATCGCCTCGCACAACGAGCCGGGCCTTGCACTTGGTGAACCATCCGTGCTTGTCGAACTTGTACACATAAACCCACATGCAGTCCAGGAGTTCCTTACCTGCGGCTTCTTCTCTCTGAACCTCACGCCAGGAGCGCATTTCTTTATGGCTTTCAAGATGAGTCTTTTCTGCCTCGCGGAATAGGTCACCTAGTGGATGGTTCTTGAGGTCTTTATGCCTTTTTGGCAATATTGGCATGTCTCGCCGGTGTATCCGGCGTTGGCCGTCACCTAAATCTGTCAGCTTTGCAGACTGTGTTTTGCAGTTGGGAGAATCCATCAGCTTAGTAGATTCCCCATGGCTTCCCGTAGACTGAGGTTCTCCGCTATCAGGGTGGCAGCTGGCCGAGCTCGCCTGCTTCTCGAACTTCCGCTTACTCACCACGTTGCCATTCCAGGTCCCTTTCACAGATGCAAGTCGACCGGCATTAAATGCGGCCTCCCAGTAACTGCTCGGAGTTGAAATGACACGAGAGGCTCCATTTGCGCCGTCTCGTCCCGGGGAAGTGCCAGCGCTAGGTGGGACATGCACCATCTTGGCAGCTCGTAACTGAGGGGGGTTCCCCCCCTCCTTCCTCACGGGAGGTTCTCTGATAGTAGCGACCAGAAGGGCAGCAGGCCGTAGAGGGCAAGTCTCCGGGGTCAGGTAGGGAGTGAATCGAGCGGTCGTGTAGGGGTGATCAGTCCCGTCAGGCTCTTCTCGATTACGATCTCCTACGACTAGTGTCCTGCCAGTCTCACCCTGCGTAATCGTGGGATCACGTTCAAACCCTCTATGTGGATAACTTGCAGCCTCCCGCTCAAACGCTAGTCCTTCAGGCAAGGCGCTTAattcctcgtcttcttcttgggtaGAAGCATCCAGATTGATGCTAGATCCCTGTAGGACCTCAGCATCAGTGAGATGCTGAATAAGTTCTTCCTGGTTTAGTTCTTTTAAATCATCCTTGAGGTGTTGCACATCCCCAGAGAACGTTGAAGATCACGTCTCTAGTGGAGATGGCCTTGTTGGTCAACGGATTCCAGACCCTGTAGATGTTTGTTGAGTTATACCCGACCAGGTATCCTATCCACCCTCGGGGATT
This genomic interval from Fusarium oxysporum f. sp. lycopersici 4287 chromosome 3, whole genome shotgun sequence contains the following:
- a CDS encoding L-lactate dehydrogenase, with product MGDQSLELFNRTQRAQHLNESLLVDLDLNLRNAQIEDLSDVIYSTNNSTRVRPATYREAAQSDLVVITAASKHTLGLWFFQGKATVDYMSRNTSMIREVMEAMKPFRPDTVLLVVVNPADLLSSIAKDMSGLPPSQVIGTGTTLGTYRLRGMIASRTLVSPSAVDAFVVGRHGDDQVVTWSSASIGAVPIADVQMFNALDRNRIELICKHRLQSIIRGKGSAPFEIASVAANLCCSVILDKHEVYPVSHFQEQYECCLIMPAVIGRKGILSSVPLSLDAGEEVAVKALGKLVKESVESIQRDWW